The Polyangiaceae bacterium genome includes a window with the following:
- a CDS encoding MotA/TolQ/ExbB proton channel family protein — MAKKAFSRNAWGLLISGIVVVSAPVIGLLVTVLFLRGAFDATGGTSIPPSDKARVLAEGISNAMNGTAIGIGVAILAMVPTVFFLVRLLRERRENR, encoded by the coding sequence ATGGCCAAGAAGGCCTTCAGCAGGAACGCCTGGGGCCTGCTGATCAGCGGCATTGTGGTGGTGTCGGCGCCGGTGATCGGTCTGTTGGTCACGGTCTTGTTCCTGCGCGGTGCCTTCGACGCCACTGGTGGCACCAGCATTCCGCCATCCGACAAGGCGCGGGTCCTGGCGGAAGGTATCTCGAACGCCATGAACGGGACGGCCATTGGCATCGGCGTCGCGATCCTCGCGATGGTGCCCACGGTGTTCTTTCTCGTGCGGCTATTGCGCGAGCGTCGCGAAAACCGCTGA
- a CDS encoding LysR family transcriptional regulator, giving the protein MSRCGSVGWTVSSLSTTLPRFHSSRNPDDPGWDAALADVRSAESSLSGRLRVNVPVVFGRRFVVPVVAELLTRHPRLAVDLVFDDRYVNPVDQGFDVVVRIGVPVDSSLTSHSLGQSTRTLAAAPSYIAAHGKPKAPRDLARHQCLVHTELGASAVWSFKKSGKSHRASVRGRISADNSEATLALARAGHGICLLASWLLQDDVRDGTLVPLLSGYAPPLAPIRALTPPGRQIPPRVRTFIQALREVTAADRQQKTALM; this is encoded by the coding sequence GTGTCGAGGTGCGGATCCGTCGGATGGACGGTTTCTTCGCTTTCCACCACGCTGCCCCGCTTCCACAGCAGTCGGAACCCGGATGACCCCGGCTGGGACGCCGCTCTCGCCGACGTTCGCTCCGCCGAGTCGTCCCTCAGCGGGCGCCTGCGGGTGAACGTTCCCGTGGTGTTCGGTCGTCGCTTCGTGGTGCCGGTGGTGGCAGAGCTGCTCACGCGGCACCCGCGGCTCGCGGTCGACCTGGTGTTCGACGACCGCTACGTAAACCCGGTGGACCAAGGCTTCGACGTAGTGGTGCGGATCGGAGTGCCGGTAGACTCGTCCCTCACGAGTCATTCCCTGGGTCAGTCCACCCGCACGTTGGCAGCCGCACCCAGTTACATCGCCGCTCACGGCAAGCCGAAGGCGCCGCGGGATCTCGCTCGGCACCAGTGCTTGGTGCACACCGAGCTCGGTGCCAGTGCGGTGTGGAGCTTCAAGAAGAGCGGAAAGAGCCACCGTGCTTCGGTACGGGGGCGCATTTCGGCCGACAACAGCGAGGCGACCCTGGCTCTGGCGCGCGCCGGTCATGGCATCTGCTTGCTGGCGTCCTGGTTGCTACAGGATGACGTGCGCGACGGGACCCTGGTGCCGCTGCTCTCCGGCTACGCGCCGCCGTTGGCGCCCATCCGAGCGCTGACGCCGCCAGGGCGACAGATACCGCCCCGCGTGCGGACGTTCATCCAGGCGCTTCGCGAGGTTACCGCGGCGGACCGACAGCAGAAGACGGCACTTATGTAA
- a CDS encoding metallophosphoesterase family protein encodes MKRGATPRKSVRLAVVGDVHLRWNDADVEYFDDSDYDAVIFVGDIGSYRHKHTLEVARSISRLRKPALFVPGNHDGVVAPQLLAEVLRNDVAVWLMSPLQPHLFEQLSGALGDVTAAGYSHHRVGDVTLIVGRPHSMGGSYIAYAPLIERRYGIRSMEESAARLKALVDQTGDERIVFVAHNGPTGLGQHRTDIWGCDFKPGAGDFGDADLEQAVAYAIEKGKTVLAVIAGHMHHRLKGGGEREWRKNRDGVLYVNAARVPRIFRRERKKLHHHVRVTVLSDHATAEEVLVPE; translated from the coding sequence ATGAAGCGCGGAGCGACGCCTCGGAAGTCGGTGCGCCTCGCGGTGGTGGGGGACGTGCATCTGCGTTGGAACGACGCGGATGTGGAGTACTTCGACGACTCCGACTACGACGCCGTGATCTTCGTCGGCGACATCGGGAGCTATCGCCACAAGCACACGCTGGAGGTAGCGCGCTCCATCTCGCGCTTGAGGAAGCCGGCGCTGTTCGTGCCCGGCAATCACGATGGCGTGGTGGCGCCGCAGCTCTTGGCTGAAGTACTGCGCAACGACGTGGCCGTGTGGCTCATGAGCCCGCTGCAGCCGCACCTGTTCGAGCAGCTGTCGGGCGCTCTAGGGGACGTGACCGCGGCGGGCTACAGCCACCACCGTGTGGGGGACGTGACGCTGATCGTGGGGCGACCGCATTCCATGGGCGGCAGCTACATCGCCTATGCGCCCCTCATCGAACGGCGCTACGGCATTCGCAGCATGGAGGAGTCGGCGGCGCGGCTGAAAGCGCTGGTGGACCAGACCGGCGACGAACGCATCGTGTTCGTGGCCCACAACGGCCCCACGGGCCTCGGCCAGCACCGCACGGACATCTGGGGTTGCGACTTCAAGCCGGGTGCGGGGGATTTCGGCGACGCGGATCTGGAGCAGGCCGTGGCCTACGCCATCGAGAAGGGCAAGACCGTGCTCGCCGTCATCGCGGGGCACATGCACCACAGGCTGAAGGGTGGGGGCGAACGCGAGTGGCGCAAGAACCGCGACGGCGTCTTGTACGTGAACGCCGCTCGCGTGCCGCGCATCTTCCGGCGGGAGCGCAAGAAGCTCCATCACCACGTGCGCGTCACCGTGCTCAGCGATCACGCCACGGCGGAAGAAGTGCTGGTTCCGGAGTAG
- a CDS encoding TerB family tellurite resistance protein, with translation MKFVCAFAWTDLEIRDAERRFVEHLAHKLELGADEREQVEQWLHVAPAPGEVDPSLVPPEHRRAFIESVRALIYIDGEVDPDERQQFERLRNALSA, from the coding sequence ATGAAGTTCGTGTGTGCCTTTGCGTGGACGGACCTCGAGATCCGCGATGCGGAACGGCGCTTCGTCGAGCATCTCGCCCACAAGCTGGAGCTCGGCGCGGACGAGCGCGAGCAGGTGGAGCAGTGGCTGCACGTGGCGCCGGCCCCGGGCGAGGTGGACCCCAGCCTGGTGCCGCCGGAGCACCGCCGCGCGTTCATCGAGTCCGTGCGCGCGCTGATCTACATCGACGGCGAGGTGGATCCCGACGAGCGGCAGCAGTTCGAGCGGCTGAGGAATGCGCTCAGCGCCTGA
- a CDS encoding AAA family ATPase, whose protein sequence is MSIGQVVDGSRLVVCVGGGGVGKTTLAAALAVGAAARGRRAMVLTIDPARALGRALGLPRLGSEPERISGADGFLHAAMLDQKRSWDAFIARHAPSPRVRDAIIDNPFYRELSLRFSGAIEYVAIEELCRLSESGEYDVVVLDTPPAAHALDFVRAPERIDRFLSPELSHWLTEAPRHAGRAVRFVVRSLERATGRRTFSELRSFFAAFDELRSDVQRRARTARSLLSAPGTAFLLVTTPTPQSLTESGALRGALDELGIRLAGVIENRAHALPGSIEPGGAEARAESLLAELGESEASAWLRRAHADALARARDERALWQKLRNELPPGVEHATVAELSRDMCALADLRNVAERLWS, encoded by the coding sequence ATGAGCATTGGCCAGGTCGTGGACGGAAGTCGCCTGGTCGTCTGCGTCGGCGGCGGTGGCGTCGGCAAGACGACGCTGGCGGCAGCGCTGGCCGTCGGCGCGGCGGCCCGCGGACGCCGCGCCATGGTGCTCACCATCGATCCGGCCCGTGCCCTCGGTCGCGCCCTCGGTCTCCCGCGCTTGGGCTCCGAGCCCGAGCGCATCTCCGGCGCGGACGGCTTCCTGCACGCGGCCATGCTCGATCAGAAACGGTCCTGGGACGCGTTCATCGCACGCCACGCACCGTCCCCCCGCGTGCGCGACGCCATCATCGACAATCCGTTCTATCGCGAGCTGTCCCTGCGGTTCTCCGGCGCCATCGAGTACGTCGCCATCGAGGAGCTGTGCCGGCTTTCGGAGTCCGGCGAGTACGACGTCGTCGTGCTCGACACGCCGCCCGCGGCGCATGCCCTCGATTTCGTGCGCGCGCCGGAGCGCATCGATCGCTTTCTCTCGCCGGAGCTGTCGCACTGGCTCACGGAGGCACCGCGGCACGCGGGGCGCGCCGTGCGCTTCGTGGTGCGGAGCCTCGAGCGCGCCACCGGGCGGCGGACGTTCTCGGAGCTGCGAAGCTTCTTTGCCGCCTTCGACGAACTGCGGAGCGACGTGCAGCGCCGCGCGCGGACCGCGCGGAGCCTGCTCTCGGCGCCGGGCACGGCGTTCCTACTGGTCACGACGCCCACGCCGCAGAGCCTCACCGAGAGTGGCGCCCTGCGCGGAGCTTTGGACGAGCTGGGCATCCGTCTCGCGGGCGTGATCGAGAACCGCGCCCACGCGCTGCCGGGCTCGATCGAGCCCGGCGGCGCGGAGGCGCGCGCCGAGAGCTTGCTGGCGGAGCTGGGCGAGAGCGAAGCGAGCGCCTGGCTCCGCCGCGCCCACGCCGACGCCCTCGCGCGGGCGCGCGACGAACGCGCTCTGTGGCAGAAGCTCCGGAACGAGCTGCCGCCGGGCGTCGAGCACGCGACGGTCGCCGAGCTTTCCCGCGACATGTGCGCCCTCGCGGATCTGCGCAACGTTGCCGAGCGCCTGTGGAGCTGA
- a CDS encoding ArsA family ATPase, translating into MAARLHFVLGKGGVGKSTVSAALAVAAARHGKRVLAIELDAPGGLARSSSARFEAAGQVVRTPSGVSITWFDGAAALAEYLERVVRLGALLDAVFAHPLYRAFVAAAPGLRELMAIGKVRDELLLQKDWDVVVVDAGASGHALAHLRMPAAAADTFRSGRVHRESKRVHALLADPAQTAIHVVATPEEMPVAEAAESVAHLRELGLPVGVVIANLCREVPPAGAERLLARLAAHSPSATRDQLLVTAQHALGWADIQEQSLARLHRATDVTPLRLPRVVGDPVPVLARRLTEVVA; encoded by the coding sequence ATGGCGGCGCGCCTGCACTTCGTGCTCGGCAAGGGCGGCGTGGGCAAATCGACGGTGAGCGCCGCGCTTGCCGTGGCGGCGGCCCGCCACGGCAAGCGCGTTCTCGCCATCGAGCTCGATGCTCCGGGCGGCCTCGCCCGGAGCTCGAGCGCACGCTTCGAGGCGGCGGGCCAGGTGGTGCGCACGCCCTCGGGCGTGAGCATCACCTGGTTCGACGGCGCCGCGGCCCTCGCGGAGTACCTCGAGCGCGTGGTGCGCCTCGGCGCGCTGCTCGACGCCGTGTTCGCCCATCCGCTGTACCGCGCCTTCGTCGCCGCGGCGCCCGGGCTTCGCGAGCTGATGGCGATCGGGAAAGTGCGGGACGAGCTGTTGCTCCAGAAGGACTGGGACGTCGTCGTGGTGGACGCCGGCGCGTCGGGGCATGCCCTCGCGCATTTGCGCATGCCCGCCGCGGCGGCTGACACCTTCCGCTCGGGTCGGGTGCACCGCGAGTCGAAGCGCGTCCACGCGCTGTTGGCGGACCCGGCACAGACCGCCATCCACGTCGTGGCGACCCCGGAGGAGATGCCCGTCGCCGAAGCAGCGGAGAGCGTGGCCCACTTGCGCGAGCTCGGTCTCCCCGTCGGAGTCGTCATCGCCAACCTGTGCCGCGAGGTGCCTCCCGCCGGCGCAGAGCGGCTGCTCGCGCGCCTCGCGGCGCATTCGCCCTCGGCCACCCGCGATCAGCTCCTGGTCACCGCCCAGCACGCCCTCGGCTGGGCCGACATCCAAGAGCAGAGCCTCGCGCGGCTCCACCGCGCCACGGACGTCACTCCGCTGCGGCTGCCGCGCGTGGTCGGCGATCCCGTCCCAGTGCTCGCGCGCCGGCTCACGGAGGTCGTCGCATGA
- a CDS encoding prenyltransferase, which translates to MTAETLRTHVPPFDRDLWRGIWRIADPKITLASVASMILGAALAGYDGAISWGWLAITVLGIFCVEAAKNASGEIVDWDSGTDQALRDDERTPFSGGKRVLVDRLMSRGQLAVVAGVFYVLATVAGLLIVGYREPLVFWLGVAGMALAFFYHAPPLKLSYRGLGEVAVGLAYGPIIAAGTYLVQRHTVSADVLLASIPLGLAITAFLWINELPDARADASAGKRTLVVVLGHARAAKAFAALLAITWLGVVVLPFLGLPLGIWGALIGAPLALRAARRVLRFPDVAERLVPAQQATLLSFVLLAVGAALGVLLVG; encoded by the coding sequence ATGACCGCAGAAACCCTACGAACCCATGTTCCGCCCTTCGACCGCGACCTGTGGCGCGGGATCTGGCGCATCGCGGATCCCAAGATCACCCTCGCGTCCGTGGCGTCCATGATCCTGGGCGCCGCGCTGGCCGGCTACGACGGCGCCATCTCCTGGGGCTGGCTCGCGATCACGGTGCTCGGCATCTTCTGTGTGGAAGCTGCCAAGAACGCCTCCGGCGAGATCGTGGACTGGGACTCGGGAACCGACCAAGCCCTGCGCGACGACGAACGCACGCCCTTCAGCGGTGGCAAGCGGGTGCTGGTGGACCGGCTCATGTCGCGCGGCCAGCTCGCCGTCGTGGCGGGCGTGTTCTACGTGCTCGCGACCGTCGCAGGCCTCTTGATTGTCGGCTATCGCGAGCCTTTGGTTTTTTGGCTGGGCGTCGCGGGAATGGCGCTGGCGTTCTTCTACCACGCGCCCCCACTCAAGCTCTCCTACCGCGGGCTCGGCGAGGTCGCCGTGGGCCTCGCGTACGGGCCGATCATCGCCGCGGGCACGTACCTGGTGCAGCGCCACACCGTGAGCGCAGACGTGCTGCTGGCGTCCATCCCGCTGGGTCTCGCGATCACGGCGTTCTTGTGGATCAACGAGCTGCCGGACGCGCGGGCGGACGCCTCCGCGGGCAAGCGCACCCTGGTGGTGGTGCTGGGCCACGCGCGCGCGGCGAAGGCCTTCGCGGCGCTCTTGGCGATCACCTGGCTGGGCGTGGTGGTGCTGCCGTTCCTGGGGTTGCCGCTCGGGATCTGGGGCGCGCTCATCGGCGCGCCGTTGGCGCTCCGGGCAGCGCGCCGGGTGCTGCGCTTTCCGGACGTTGCGGAGCGGCTCGTCCCGGCGCAGCAAGCGACGCTCTTGTCCTTCGTGTTGCTCGCCGTTGGTGCCGCTCTCGGAGTGCTCCTGGTCGGCTGA
- a CDS encoding NAD(P)/FAD-dependent oxidoreductase: MPTTRPTVVPVPPTHSVGSREHWDAIVIGSGVGGSVTAALLATQGARVLVLEKNPVLGGILASTERGGFKLDVGSHLISRGARGPLGAVLRELGLSRPRFITHHIPVRSRGMYAIAAPEHRRQLPAYALEAARLLDLPPREMASIARMLFQVFTLTELELRKWDRRTLDEFVREHTEHPGAYFLFSFLASIFFVLPPWQVSAGEAIRCLRWVITAYSLSYVEGGMDSIPHALLGLVPAANGELVTGRRVVAIRPSRTGLAAITEDGREYRAPVIAANLAPADLLGVLDGWTLPPEWVGQALEVRGSGNAHQVKLGLRRPLVDEGCLIGGVSLSGKTLADLSLDLMRDTVSAIDVGRVSDPMAIYAPVPTNYDPSLAPAGKQLIVASIYGPVCEHPRDAPEVWRERILSAFESIVPGLADELEFFEMSPVPSIAGWMGKSNRAAICNGQLPGQVGSDRLPVTTPVPGLFLCGDGAGGRGIGTELSACSAMEAVAAIRSHLEAARAVVLDAA; this comes from the coding sequence ATGCCGACAACGCGACCGACCGTCGTGCCCGTTCCGCCCACGCACAGCGTGGGATCGCGAGAGCACTGGGACGCGATCGTGATCGGCAGCGGCGTGGGGGGCTCGGTGACGGCGGCGCTGCTCGCGACGCAGGGCGCGCGCGTGCTGGTGTTGGAAAAGAACCCCGTGCTCGGCGGCATCTTGGCGAGCACCGAGCGAGGCGGCTTCAAGCTCGACGTGGGCAGCCATTTGATCTCGCGGGGTGCACGGGGACCGCTCGGGGCCGTGCTGCGCGAGCTGGGGCTTTCGCGACCGCGGTTCATCACGCATCACATTCCGGTTCGCTCACGCGGGATGTACGCGATCGCGGCGCCGGAGCACCGACGCCAGCTCCCCGCCTACGCGCTCGAAGCGGCGCGCTTGCTCGATCTGCCGCCGCGCGAGATGGCCAGCATCGCGCGCATGTTGTTTCAGGTCTTCACCCTGACGGAGCTCGAGCTCCGCAAGTGGGATCGCCGCACGCTGGACGAGTTCGTCCGGGAGCACACCGAGCACCCGGGCGCGTACTTCCTGTTCAGCTTCCTGGCGAGCATCTTCTTCGTGTTGCCGCCGTGGCAGGTGTCGGCCGGTGAGGCGATTCGCTGTCTGCGTTGGGTGATCACCGCCTACAGCCTCTCCTACGTGGAGGGCGGCATGGACAGCATCCCGCATGCACTCTTGGGGCTGGTTCCAGCTGCGAATGGCGAGCTGGTCACGGGGCGGCGCGTGGTCGCGATTCGCCCGAGCCGGACGGGGCTCGCGGCCATCACGGAAGACGGGCGCGAGTACCGCGCACCGGTGATCGCCGCCAACCTGGCGCCGGCAGATCTGTTGGGTGTGCTCGACGGCTGGACGCTGCCGCCGGAGTGGGTCGGCCAGGCGCTGGAGGTGCGCGGCTCCGGCAACGCACACCAGGTGAAGCTCGGACTCCGCCGGCCACTGGTGGACGAAGGTTGTCTCATCGGCGGCGTGTCGCTGTCGGGCAAGACCCTCGCGGACCTGAGCCTCGATCTGATGCGAGACACCGTGAGCGCCATCGACGTGGGGCGTGTCTCGGATCCGATGGCCATCTACGCGCCGGTGCCCACGAACTACGACCCGAGCCTCGCGCCGGCAGGCAAGCAGCTGATCGTCGCCAGCATCTACGGGCCGGTGTGCGAGCATCCACGGGACGCACCGGAGGTGTGGCGCGAGCGCATTCTTTCGGCCTTCGAGAGCATCGTCCCGGGGCTCGCGGACGAGCTCGAATTCTTCGAGATGAGCCCGGTGCCGTCCATTGCCGGATGGATGGGCAAGAGCAACAGAGCCGCCATCTGCAACGGTCAGCTCCCAGGGCAAGTGGGCAGCGACCGGTTGCCGGTGACGACGCCGGTGCCGGGCTTGTTCCTGTGTGGCGACGGCGCCGGCGGTCGCGGCATCGGAACGGAGCTTTCGGCCTGCTCCGCAATGGAAGCGGTAGCCGCCATTCGCAGCCACCTGGAGGCAGCACGCGCGGTCGTGCTGGATGCGGCATGA